A section of the Jaculus jaculus isolate mJacJac1 chromosome 6, mJacJac1.mat.Y.cur, whole genome shotgun sequence genome encodes:
- the Sowaha gene encoding ankyrin repeat domain-containing protein SOWAHA produces the protein MALAAAAAAAAAAAAAGVSQAAVLGFLQERGGQVRSSELLGRFKPLLDAGDPRGRAARRDRFKQFVSDVAVVEELDGVQFVVLKKPPRAPEEPERRLPGIVPRMLPAPPGENSPASPAPARPSVEPSEDPAAPSEPQDTTGTTTSGTTQPTQPPGDPGVPAPVLPVHVAGESLEPPEPAVRSPPAPAARAPPPKPCMLPVRCVPGGPAALRIRAEEQQGLRRQLSEEPSPRSSPRLLRRLSVEESGLGPGRSPHLRRLSRAGPRLLSPDPDEMPAAPPPPPPSAVPLEPIEHEWLVRAAGGRWSHQLHGLLLRDRGLAAKRDFMSGFTALHWAAKSGDREMALQLVEVARRGGAPVDVNARSHGGYTPLHLAALHGHEDAAVLLVVRLGAQVHVRDHSGRRAYQYLRPGSSYALRRLLGDPGLRVAGGEPEAPGGVASRHPVQVAATILGSTTSAFLGVLADDLVLQDLARGLKKSSSFSKFLGASPAAPRKKTKVRGGLPTFSETPRRSPSAPLAGLAAGLPPTT, from the coding sequence ATGGCGCTggccgcggccgccgccgccgccgctgccgccgccgccgcgggcgTGAGCCAGGCCGCCGTGCTGGGCTTCCTGCAGGAGCGCGGCGGGCAGGTGCGCAGCTCCGAGCTGCTCGGCCGCTTCAAGCCGCTGCTGGACGCCGGTGACCCCCGCGGCCGCGCCGCCCGCCGGGACCGCTTCAAGCAGTTCGTCAGCGACGTGGCCGTGGTCGAGGAGCTGGACGGGGTCCAGTTCGTGGTGTTGAAGAAGCCTCCTCGGGCCCCGGAGGAACCAGAGCGCCGGCTGCCTGGCATCGTCCCTAGGATGCTGCCCGCCCCGCCAGGCGAAAACTCGCCTGCATCCCCGGCACCGGCTCGGCCGTCCGTGGAACCATCCGAGGACCCTGCCGCACCATCGGAACCACAGGACACCACGGGGACCACCACCTCTGGGACCACCCAGCCGACCCAGCCACCGGGAGACCCGGGGGTCCCAGCCCCGGTACTCCCCGTCCACGTGGCCGGCGAGTCGCTGGAGCCTCCGGAGCCAGCGGTGAGAAGCCCACCGGCCCCGGCCGCGCGCGCGCCCCCGCCGAAGCCCTGCATGCTCCCGGTGCGCTGCGTCCCCGGCGGCCCCGCCGCGCTCCGCATCCGGGCTGAGGAACAGCAAGGTCTGCGCCGGCAGCTGTCGGAGGAGCCGAGCCCGCGGAGCTCCCCGCGGCTCCTGCGGAGGCTTTCCGTCGAGGAGTCCGGGCTGGGCCCCGGGCGCTCCCCGCACCTGAGACGCCTGTCGCGCGCCGGCCCGCGCCTGCTGAGCCCGGACCCCGACGAGATGcccgccgcgccgccgccgccgccgccctccgCCGTGCCGCTGGAGCCCATCGAGCACGAGTGGCTCGTGCGCGCGGCCGGGGGCCGCTGGAGCCACCAGCTGCACGGGCTGCTGCTGCGGGACCGCGGCCTGGCCGCCAAGCGCGACTTCATGTCCGGCTTCACCGCCCTGCACTGGGCGGCCAAGAGCGGGGACCGGGAGATGGCCCTGCAGCTGGTGGAGGTGGCGCGGCGCGGGGGCGCGCCCGTGGACGTGAACGCGCGCTCGCACGGCGGCTACACGCCGCTGCACCTGGCCGCCCTGCACGGCCACGAGGACGCCGCCGTGCTGCTGGTGGTGCGCCTGGGCGCGCAGGTCCACGTGCGCGACCACAGCGGCCGCCGCGCCTACCAGTACCTGCGGCCCGGCTCCTCGTACGCGCTGCGCCGGCTGCTCGGCGACCCCGGCCTGCGAGTGGCCGGCGGCGAGCCGGAGGCCCCCGGCGGGGTCGCGTCGCGGCACCCGGTGCAGGTGGCCGCCACCATCCTGGGCTCCACCACCAGCGCGTTCCTGGGCGTGCTGGCCGACGACCTGGTGCTCCAGGACCTGGCCCGCGGCCTGAAGAAGTCCAGCTCCTTCAGCAAGTTCTTGGGAGCCTCGCCCGCGGCCCCGCGGAAGAAGACCAAGGTCCGCGGTGGCCTGCCCACCTTCTCCGAAACCCCCCGTCGGTCCCCTTCGGCGCCTTTAGCTGGTTTAGCGGCCGGCCTGCCCCCCACCACCTGA